Proteins encoded together in one Pseudoroseomonas cervicalis window:
- a CDS encoding MFS transporter, with protein MRGHTALIGAGFALTALAYGLARFAYGLLLPQIRLELDLSASAAGWIGGGAFAAYGLGIVYAALAGARHGPRILAVLAGLAAVAGMALVAIAHSAPMLGAAIALAGLSTGLASPPLAAAVGRRVAAPLRPRANGLINAGTAAGIILSGLAALGFSQSWRGLYAGFALLGLGVTAWLWVALPGREETAASRTTLSWRALAVPGLSGLCAAALLMGASSTAIWTFGADLLRRQPGFAGAGIPLAWITLGLGGLAGAATGSLVGRFGLGRVHRAALLGLALAYLLMAALAALPALGFAAMALFGVAYIVSSGALLIRGTALLGERPELGLGLPFLAIASGQMLGAPLFGMALEGAGAAVALSLCAVLAGLAMVCGLEERA; from the coding sequence GTGAGGGGGCACACCGCGCTGATCGGCGCCGGCTTCGCGCTGACCGCCCTGGCCTATGGGCTGGCGCGTTTCGCCTATGGCCTGCTGCTGCCGCAGATCCGCCTCGAACTGGACCTCAGCGCCAGCGCCGCCGGCTGGATCGGCGGCGGCGCCTTCGCCGCCTATGGCCTCGGCATCGTCTATGCCGCGCTGGCCGGTGCCCGGCACGGGCCGCGAATCCTGGCGGTGCTGGCCGGGCTGGCGGCGGTGGCGGGCATGGCGCTGGTGGCCATCGCCCACAGCGCCCCCATGCTGGGCGCGGCGATCGCGCTGGCGGGCCTCAGCACCGGCCTGGCCTCGCCGCCTTTGGCCGCGGCCGTCGGGCGGCGTGTCGCGGCGCCGCTTCGGCCGCGCGCCAATGGGCTGATCAATGCCGGCACGGCGGCGGGCATCATCCTCTCCGGCCTCGCCGCACTCGGGTTTTCCCAGTCCTGGCGCGGGCTCTATGCGGGCTTCGCGCTGCTCGGCCTCGGTGTCACCGCCTGGCTGTGGGTCGCCCTGCCGGGGCGGGAGGAGACAGCGGCATCGCGCACCACTTTGTCCTGGCGGGCGCTGGCGGTGCCGGGGCTCAGCGGCCTTTGCGCGGCGGCGCTGCTGATGGGCGCCTCCAGCACCGCCATCTGGACCTTCGGCGCCGATCTGCTGCGCCGCCAGCCGGGCTTCGCGGGCGCCGGCATCCCGCTGGCCTGGATCACCCTCGGCCTGGGCGGGCTGGCGGGGGCGGCGACCGGATCGCTGGTGGGGCGTTTCGGGCTGGGCCGGGTGCATCGCGCGGCGCTGCTGGGGCTGGCGCTGGCCTATCTGCTGATGGCGGCGCTGGCCGCGCTGCCGGCGCTGGGTTTCGCGGCCATGGCGCTGTTCGGCGTGGCCTACATCGTCTCCAGCGGCGCGCTGCTGATCCGCGGCACGGCGCTGCTGGGCGAGCGGCCGGAGCTCGGCCTCGGCCTGCCCTTCCTGGCCATCGCCAGCGGGCAGATGCTCGGCGCGCCGCTCTTCGGCATGGCGCTGGAAGGGGCGGGCGCGGCGGTGGCGCTGTCGCTCTGCGCCGTTCTGGCCGGGTTGGCGATGGTCTGCGGGCTGGAGGAGCGCGCCTAG
- a CDS encoding ABC transporter permease: MTRLRLGLFLLAVLALAALAAPWLAQWLGRDAFAPDLFARYAPPGPDYPLGADELGRDLLLRLAYGARISLGVGLAAALAAALLGTAIGLLAAWRGGWVDAVLMRLADGLLALPALPILVLLAAVDPARLGLPRGDAATDMLRIIAILVLFGWVGVARLARAAALSILAQDYVRAARALGVSEARLLWRHVLPGLRAPVAIACALSVAGAILAESVLSFLGLGIQPPAPSWGNMLANAQEAVFAAPLAAVWPGLAILVAVAGCALVADGVAER, from the coding sequence ATGACCAGGCTGCGGCTCGGCCTCTTCCTGCTCGCTGTGCTGGCGCTGGCGGCGCTGGCGGCACCCTGGCTGGCGCAATGGCTGGGGCGCGATGCCTTCGCCCCCGACCTTTTCGCCCGCTACGCCCCGCCCGGCCCGGACTATCCGCTGGGCGCCGATGAGCTGGGGCGCGACCTGCTGCTGCGGCTGGCCTATGGGGCGCGCATCTCGCTCGGCGTCGGGCTGGCGGCGGCGCTGGCGGCGGCGCTGCTCGGCACCGCCATCGGGCTGCTGGCGGCCTGGCGCGGCGGCTGGGTGGATGCGGTGCTGATGCGCCTGGCCGATGGGCTGCTGGCCCTGCCCGCCCTGCCCATCCTGGTGCTGCTGGCGGCGGTGGACCCGGCCAGGCTCGGCCTGCCGCGCGGTGACGCCGCCACCGACATGCTGCGCATCATCGCCATCCTGGTGCTGTTCGGCTGGGTCGGCGTCGCACGCCTGGCGCGCGCCGCGGCGCTGTCGATCCTGGCGCAGGATTATGTCCGCGCCGCGCGGGCGCTCGGCGTGTCGGAGGCGCGGCTGCTCTGGCGCCATGTGCTGCCCGGGCTGCGCGCGCCGGTCGCCATCGCCTGCGCGCTCTCGGTCGCCGGCGCCATCCTGGCGGAGAGCGTGCTGAGCTTCCTCGGCCTCGGCATCCAGCCGCCCGCCCCCTCCTGGGGCAACATGCTGGCCAATGCGCAGGAGGCGGTCTTCGCCGCCCCGCTGGCGGCGGTCTGGCCGGGGCTGGCCATCCTGGTCGCGGTCGCCGGCTGCGCCCTGGTGGCGGATGGGGTGGCGGAGCGCTAG
- a CDS encoding ABC transporter permease: protein MAGALRLAAWRLPQIAVTLLLLSLAAWFAIGLMPGDPVSLAIISDPRLTGEDVARLRALHGLDQPLLARYLAWGGGVLRGEFGYSRLFAQPVGAVLWPALLSTLALVGSAVALAAVLGVALGGLAALKPRAAPLVQAVALLGQAMPSFWLGILLIILFAVTLGWLPAGGLPGEGQPAWRFLLLPVATIAFGQLAAYARHAAAALKAELARPHITAARARGNGEGRVLWRHALPNAAVPLLTLLALDAGALVSGALVTETLFARPGMGKLLYDAVMGNDYNLALLALLLVALVTMLATLAADIAQAWLDPRIGER from the coding sequence ATGGCGGGTGCGCTGAGGCTCGCCGCCTGGCGGCTGCCGCAGATCGCGGTGACGCTGCTGCTGCTGTCGCTGGCCGCCTGGTTCGCCATCGGGCTGATGCCGGGGGATCCGGTGTCGCTCGCCATCATCTCCGACCCCCGCCTGACGGGGGAGGATGTGGCGCGACTGCGCGCGCTGCACGGGCTCGACCAGCCGCTGCTGGCCCGCTACCTGGCCTGGGGCGGCGGCGTGCTGCGGGGCGAGTTCGGCTATTCCCGCCTCTTCGCCCAGCCGGTCGGCGCCGTGCTCTGGCCGGCGCTGCTCTCCACCCTGGCGCTGGTCGGCAGCGCGGTGGCGCTGGCGGCGGTGCTGGGCGTGGCGCTGGGCGGGCTGGCGGCGCTGAAGCCCCGCGCCGCGCCGCTGGTGCAGGCGGTGGCGCTGCTCGGCCAGGCCATGCCCTCCTTCTGGCTCGGCATCCTGCTGATCATCCTGTTCGCCGTCACGCTGGGCTGGCTGCCGGCCGGCGGTTTGCCGGGCGAGGGCCAGCCGGCCTGGCGCTTCCTGCTGCTGCCGGTGGCCACCATCGCCTTCGGCCAGCTCGCCGCCTATGCCCGCCATGCCGCGGCGGCGCTGAAGGCGGAGCTGGCCCGGCCGCACATCACCGCCGCCCGCGCCCGCGGCAATGGCGAGGGGCGCGTGCTGTGGCGCCATGCCCTGCCGAATGCCGCCGTGCCGCTGCTGACCCTGCTGGCGCTGGATGCCGGCGCCCTGGTCTCCGGCGCGCTGGTGACCGAGACACTCTTCGCCCGCCCCGGCATGGGCAAGCTGCTTTACGACGCGGTGATGGGCAATGACTACAATCTGGCGCTGCTGGCGCTGCTGCTGGTGGCGCTGGTGACCATGCTGGCGACGCTGGCGGCCGACATCGCCCAGGCCTGGCTCGATCCACGGATCGGCGAGCGATGA
- a CDS encoding peptide ABC transporter substrate-binding protein, whose protein sequence is MGPAARRHLLALLASAAPGLALAQAPLPPAARESLSIGINQYPSTFHPNIESMAAKSYILGFARRPMTAYDAEWQLTCLSCERLPTLENGDAVLETTPDGKPGLRLTYRLREGERWADGTPVSAEDLRFAWEAGRAFETGFGPAEFYRSAYELIVVDPRTVTLRLDKVTYQFAALGDFQPLPARIERPIWEADRRNYRSRTAYDTDTTNPALWNGPYRVTAVQPGAGVTLERNAHWSGPAPAFQRIAIRTVENTAALEAQLLAGQLDMVAGELGLPLEQAVALQRRTGDRFRFAFTPGLTYEHIDLNLDNPILADRRVRQALLLGADRAQIVARLYDGKQEVAASGVHPRDAMYDPDIPAYPFDPARAAALLEEAGWRPGPDGIRRNAAGQRLALELMTTAGNRAREQVQQILAGMWRAIGVETRIRNEPPRIFFSETVSRRRFEGMAMFAWISSPENVPRTTFHSDEIPRPERNFSGQNYTGYRDAEVDRLIEAIPLELDPEKRRPLWSELQRRIATDLPALPLWHRADAHVWPRWLEGVRPTGHQNYSSLWVAEWRVR, encoded by the coding sequence ATGGGTCCTGCCGCACGCCGCCACCTCCTCGCCTTGCTGGCGAGCGCCGCGCCCGGCCTTGCCCTGGCCCAGGCGCCGCTGCCGCCGGCGGCGCGGGAGAGCTTGAGCATCGGCATCAACCAGTACCCCTCGACCTTCCACCCGAATATCGAGAGCATGGCGGCGAAGTCCTACATTCTGGGCTTCGCGCGCCGCCCGATGACCGCCTATGACGCGGAGTGGCAGCTCACCTGCCTCTCCTGCGAGCGGCTGCCGACGCTGGAGAATGGCGATGCGGTGCTGGAGACGACGCCCGACGGCAAGCCCGGCCTGCGCCTGACCTACCGCCTGCGCGAGGGCGAGCGCTGGGCCGATGGCACCCCCGTCTCGGCCGAGGATCTGCGCTTCGCCTGGGAGGCCGGCCGCGCCTTCGAGACCGGCTTCGGCCCTGCCGAATTCTACCGCTCCGCCTATGAGCTGATCGTGGTGGACCCGCGCACCGTGACGCTGCGGCTGGACAAGGTGACCTACCAGTTCGCCGCGCTGGGCGATTTCCAGCCGCTGCCGGCGCGGATCGAGCGGCCGATCTGGGAGGCGGACCGCCGCAACTACCGCAGCCGCACCGCCTATGACACCGACACCACCAACCCGGCGCTGTGGAACGGCCCCTACCGCGTCACCGCCGTGCAGCCCGGCGCCGGCGTGACGCTGGAGCGCAACGCGCATTGGTCCGGCCCCGCCCCCGCCTTCCAGCGCATCGCCATCCGCACGGTGGAGAACACCGCGGCGCTGGAGGCGCAGCTGCTGGCCGGGCAGCTCGACATGGTGGCGGGCGAGCTCGGCCTGCCGCTGGAACAGGCGGTGGCGCTGCAGCGCCGCACCGGGGATCGCTTCCGCTTCGCCTTCACCCCCGGCCTGACCTACGAGCATATCGACCTCAACCTCGACAACCCGATCCTGGCCGATCGCCGGGTGCGCCAGGCGCTGCTGCTGGGCGCCGACCGGGCGCAGATCGTGGCCCGGCTCTATGACGGAAAGCAGGAGGTGGCGGCGAGCGGCGTGCATCCCCGCGACGCCATGTATGACCCCGACATCCCGGCCTATCCCTTCGACCCGGCCCGCGCCGCCGCCCTGCTGGAGGAAGCCGGCTGGCGCCCCGGCCCTGACGGCATCCGCCGCAACGCCGCCGGCCAGCGCCTGGCGCTGGAGCTGATGACCACCGCCGGCAACCGCGCGCGTGAGCAGGTGCAGCAGATCCTGGCCGGCATGTGGCGCGCCATCGGCGTCGAGACGCGCATCCGCAACGAGCCGCCGCGCATCTTCTTCAGCGAGACGGTCAGCCGCCGCCGCTTCGAGGGCATGGCGATGTTCGCCTGGATCAGCAGCCCCGAGAATGTGCCGCGCACCACCTTCCACTCGGACGAGATCCCGCGGCCCGAGCGCAATTTCTCCGGCCAGAACTACACCGGCTACCGCGATGCCGAGGTCGACCGGCTGATCGAGGCGATCCCGCTGGAGCTGGACCCGGAGAAACGCCGCCCGCTCTGGTCCGAGCTGCAGCGCCGCATCGCCACCGATTTGCCGGCCCTGCCGCTCTGGCACCGCGCGGATGCGCATGTCTGGCCGCGCTGGCTGGAGGGGGTGCGGCCGACCGGGCACCAGAACTATTCCTCGCTCTGGGTGGCGGAATGGCGGGTGCGCTGA
- a CDS encoding DUF4345 domain-containing protein, producing the protein MTPSLHRRLLRAAVALAALVPVSAGLVGVMLGPAMLPGAALGLEAAGAPADSHYRYLSGLLLGIGLAFWWMLPAIERQGKRFRLLGFVVVVGGVGRLIGLGVQGDPGLAGWLALAMELGVTPLLCLWQWHVERVSAA; encoded by the coding sequence ATGACACCATCGCTTCATCGCCGGCTGCTGCGCGCCGCCGTGGCCCTGGCGGCGCTGGTGCCGGTCTCGGCCGGGCTGGTGGGCGTGATGCTGGGGCCGGCCATGCTGCCCGGCGCCGCGCTGGGGCTTGAGGCCGCCGGCGCCCCGGCCGACAGCCATTACCGCTACCTCTCCGGCCTGCTGCTGGGCATCGGCCTGGCCTTCTGGTGGATGCTGCCCGCCATCGAGCGGCAGGGAAAACGCTTCCGCCTGCTGGGCTTCGTCGTGGTGGTGGGGGGTGTGGGGCGGCTGATCGGCCTCGGCGTGCAGGGCGATCCGGGGCTGGCCGGCTGGCTGGCGCTGGCCATGGAGCTTGGCGTCACGCCGCTGCTCTGCCTGTGGCAATGGCATGTGGAGCGGGTGAGCGCGGCCTGA
- a CDS encoding orotate phosphoribosyltransferase: MPSTHASDWDRDAALTTARILLEIKAVNFRPEEPYTFTSGWKSPVYIDCRKIISFPRARNRICDLAVEKIGRHIGYETIEAVTGGETAGIPYAAWIADRMMAPMSYVRKKPKGFGRNAQIEGDVPEGKRTLLVEDLTTDGASKIRFAQALRDAGAICDHTFVVFFYGVFPGGQERLKEINLNLLHLCTWWDVLEVCRERPYFSEHALKEVRKFLEDPTGWSKAHGGIGSPEEITAS, encoded by the coding sequence ATGCCTTCGACCCATGCCTCCGACTGGGACCGCGACGCGGCCCTGACCACCGCCCGCATCCTGCTGGAGATCAAGGCGGTCAACTTCCGCCCGGAAGAGCCCTACACCTTCACCAGCGGCTGGAAGAGCCCGGTCTATATCGACTGCCGCAAGATCATCTCCTTCCCGCGCGCCCGCAACCGCATCTGCGACCTGGCGGTGGAGAAGATCGGCCGGCATATCGGCTATGAGACGATCGAGGCCGTGACCGGTGGCGAGACCGCCGGCATTCCCTACGCCGCCTGGATCGCCGACCGCATGATGGCGCCGATGTCCTATGTACGGAAGAAGCCCAAGGGCTTCGGCCGCAACGCGCAGATCGAGGGCGACGTGCCCGAGGGCAAGCGCACCCTGCTGGTCGAGGATCTGACGACCGACGGCGCCTCCAAGATCCGCTTCGCCCAGGCGCTGCGCGATGCCGGCGCGATCTGCGACCACACCTTCGTGGTGTTCTTCTACGGCGTCTTCCCCGGCGGGCAGGAGCGGCTGAAGGAGATCAACCTGAACCTGCTGCATCTCTGCACCTGGTGGGATGTGCTCGAGGTCTGCCGCGAGCGGCCCTATTTCTCCGAGCACGCGCTGAAGGAGGTCCGCAAGTTCCTGGAGGACCCGACGGGCTGGTCCAAGGCGCATGGCGGCATCGGCTCCCCCGAAGAGATCACCGCCTCTTAA
- a CDS encoding mitochondrial fission ELM1 family protein — protein MTDAGDAAIWVLADPRAGTAAQPLGIAERLGLPFATIPLRWGALARIPWPVPTLAGVEAGARLAIRPPWPRLVLSAGRRSAPVARWLGRRGARLVHAMRPGFGAAEFDLLVVGRHDSPRGAANLFPILGACHRMSPAALAAARAEWAELGALPGPRVALLLGGAVRGEGLDPDLAAGLARQAAGMGGSVLATTSRRSGAAAAASVAAALQGVPHVLHGWGNAGPNPYAGFLAWADAVIATGDSVSMLSEALATEAPLFIAETTTAPRHRRLWQSLYEAGQARPLSAGAAPFNRVPLDEAARVATEIKARGWI, from the coding sequence ATGACGGATGCGGGGGATGCCGCCATCTGGGTGCTGGCCGACCCGCGCGCCGGCACCGCCGCCCAGCCGCTGGGCATCGCCGAGCGGCTGGGCCTGCCCTTTGCCACGATCCCGCTGCGCTGGGGGGCGCTGGCGCGCATCCCCTGGCCGGTGCCCACCCTGGCCGGGGTGGAGGCCGGCGCCCGCCTGGCGATCCGCCCGCCCTGGCCGCGCCTGGTGCTCTCGGCCGGGCGGCGCTCGGCCCCCGTGGCGCGCTGGCTGGGGCGGCGGGGCGCCAGGCTGGTGCACGCCATGCGCCCGGGCTTCGGCGCGGCGGAGTTCGACCTGCTGGTGGTCGGCCGGCACGATTCGCCGCGCGGGGCGGCGAACCTCTTCCCCATCCTCGGCGCCTGCCACCGGATGAGCCCGGCGGCGCTGGCCGCCGCCCGCGCCGAATGGGCGGAACTCGGCGCGCTGCCGGGGCCGCGCGTGGCGCTGCTGCTGGGCGGCGCGGTGCGGGGGGAGGGGCTGGACCCCGATCTCGCCGCCGGCCTGGCGCGGCAGGCGGCGGGCATGGGCGGCAGCGTGCTGGCCACCACCTCCCGCCGCAGCGGGGCGGCGGCGGCGGCCTCCGTGGCGGCGGCGCTGCAGGGCGTGCCGCATGTTCTGCATGGCTGGGGCAATGCCGGGCCCAACCCCTATGCCGGTTTCCTGGCCTGGGCGGATGCGGTGATCGCCACCGGCGACTCGGTCTCCATGCTGAGCGAGGCGCTGGCCACCGAGGCGCCGCTCTTCATCGCCGAAACCACCACGGCGCCGCGCCACCGGCGGCTGTGGCAGAGCCTGTACGAGGCCGGGCAGGCGCGGCCGCTCTCGGCCGGGGCGGCGCCCTTCAACCGCGTGCCGCTGGATGAGGCGGCGCGCGTGGCCACGGAGATCAAGGCAAGAGGCTGGATTTAA
- a CDS encoding tartrate dehydrogenase → MSRKYRIAVVPGDGIGKETVPEGLRVLDAAARRFGFELELAHYDWSCETYAQTGRMMPEDGIERLRQSDSIFLGAVGWPGVPDHVSLWGLLIPIRREFDQYISLRPCKLMPGAKTPLANRTPAEIDFYVVRENTEGEYSSSGGRMFAGTEREFVTQDAVFTRKGVDRVMKYAFELAQTRPRKKLTSATKSNGITFTMPYWDERFAEMAKSYPDVTTDQFHIDILCAHFVQHPDWFDVVVGSNLFGDILSDLGPAVAGSIGIAPSANINPEKAHPSMFEPVHGSAPDIAGKHICNPIGQIWSGAMMLEHLGEKQAADAITRSIETLLAEGGPRTRDMGGQANTSDVGKALAEAVAAA, encoded by the coding sequence ATGTCCCGCAAATACCGCATCGCCGTCGTGCCCGGAGATGGCATCGGCAAGGAGACCGTGCCCGAGGGGCTGCGCGTGCTGGACGCCGCCGCCCGCCGCTTCGGCTTCGAGCTGGAGCTGGCGCATTACGACTGGTCCTGCGAGACCTATGCCCAGACCGGCCGCATGATGCCGGAGGATGGCATCGAGCGGCTGCGGCAGAGCGACAGCATTTTTCTCGGTGCCGTGGGCTGGCCGGGCGTGCCGGACCATGTCTCCCTCTGGGGCCTCTTGATCCCGATCCGCCGCGAGTTCGACCAGTATATCAGCCTGCGCCCCTGCAAGCTGATGCCCGGCGCCAAGACGCCGCTGGCCAACCGCACCCCGGCCGAGATCGATTTCTACGTGGTGCGCGAGAACACCGAGGGCGAGTATTCCTCCTCCGGCGGCAGGATGTTCGCCGGCACCGAGCGGGAATTCGTCACCCAGGACGCGGTCTTCACCCGCAAGGGTGTGGACCGGGTGATGAAATACGCCTTCGAGCTGGCCCAGACCCGGCCGCGCAAGAAGCTGACCAGCGCCACCAAGTCGAACGGCATCACCTTCACCATGCCCTACTGGGATGAGCGCTTCGCCGAGATGGCGAAGAGCTACCCGGATGTGACGACCGACCAGTTCCATATCGACATCCTCTGCGCGCATTTCGTGCAGCACCCGGACTGGTTCGACGTGGTGGTGGGCTCCAACCTGTTCGGCGACATCCTGTCGGATCTCGGCCCGGCGGTGGCGGGCTCGATCGGCATCGCGCCCTCGGCCAACATCAACCCGGAGAAGGCGCATCCCTCGATGTTCGAGCCGGTGCATGGTTCGGCCCCGGACATCGCCGGCAAGCATATCTGCAACCCGATCGGGCAGATCTGGTCGGGGGCCATGATGCTGGAGCATCTGGGGGAGAAGCAGGCGGCGGATGCCATCACCCGCAGCATCGAGACGCTGCTGGCCGAGGGCGGCCCGCGCACCCGCGACATGGGCGGCCAGGCCAACACCTCCGATGTCGGCAAGGCCCTGGCCGAGGCGGTCGCCGCGGCCTGA